The following are encoded together in the Penicillium digitatum chromosome 3, complete sequence genome:
- a CDS encoding Protein disulfide isomerase, with the protein MRSFAPLVLSLLGATAAVHAAEPEVADADANVVTLTTDTFDDFVKEHPLVLAEFYAPWCGHCKALAPKYEEAATELKAKDIPVVKVDCTEEEELCRTYEVDGYPTLKVFRGPDSHKPYAGARQSDAIISYMTKQSMPAVSNVNEENLEEFKALDKIVIIGYVASDDQAANKSFTSFAESQRDNFLFAASNDAALAKAEGAKQPSIVLYKDFDEKKVVYDGKLEDEAILEWVKTASTPLVGELGPETYSKYMAAGIPLAYIFAETPEEREQFATDFRPIAETHRGAINIVTLDAKLFGAHAGNLNLEAEKFPAFAIQDTTKNAKYPYDQSKKVDANDVGKFIQDVLDGKVEPSLKSEPIPETQEGSVTVVVGRNYQEVVIDNEKDVLVEFYAPWCGHCKALAPKYDELAALYADVPEFNEKVTVAKVDATANDVPDSITGFPTIKLYPAGSKDSPIEYAGSRTVEDLVTFIKENGKYQVDGLADSVKKPEEHAEVTEAPKATESPASDEQDIHDEL; encoded by the exons ATGCGGTCTTTCGCCCCTCTGGTCCTTAGCCTCCTTGGAGCTACTGCGGCAGTTCATGCTGCTGAGCCTGAAGTTGCTGATGCCGATGCCAATGTCGTCACATTGACAACCGATACctttgatgacttcgtcAAGGAGCACCCTTTGGTGCTTGCTGAATTTTATGCGCCTTGGTGCGGTCACTGCAAGGCCCTTGCCCCCAAGTATGAAGAGGCTGCCACAGAGCTGAAGGCCAAGGATATCCCCGTGGTCAAGGTGGACTGcaccgaggaggaggagctgTGCCGAACCTACGAAGTTGATGGTTACCCTACTCTGAAGGTCTTCCGCGGCCCCGATTCACACAAGCCCTATGCTGGTGCCCGCCAGTCTGACGC AATCATTTCATACATGACCAAGCAGTCCATGCCCGCCGTCTCAAACGTGAACGAGGAGAACCTGGAGGAGTTCAAGGCCTTGGACAAGATTGTGATTATTGGATACGTGGCTTCCGATGACCAGGCCGCCAACAAGAGCTTCACTTCGTTCGCTGAATCTCAGCGCGACAACTTCCTCTTCGCTGCCTCCAACGATGCTGCTCTCGCCAAGGCCGAGGGTGCCAAGCAGCCTTCGATTGTCCTCTACAAGGACTTtgatgagaagaaggtcgTGTATGACGGAAAGCTGGAGGATGAGGCCATCCTCGAATGGGTCAAGACCGCCAGCACCCCTCTTGTAGGCGAACTTGGTCCCGAGACCTACTCCAAGTACATGGCG GCAGGTATTCCTCTGGCTTATATCTTCGCCGAGACTCCTGAGGAGCGTGAGCAGTTCGCTACTGATTTCCGTCCCATCGCTGAGACCCACCGTGGAGCTATCAACATTGTTACCCTCGATGCTAAGCTCTTCGGCGCTCACGCTGGCAACCTCAACCTGGAGGCCGAGAAGTTCCCTGCTTTCGCTATCCAGGACACTACCAAGAACGCCAAGTACCCTTACGACCAGAGCAAGAAGGTTGATGCCAATGATGTCGGCAAGTTTATCCAGGACGTTCTTGACGGCAAGGTTGAACCTAGCCTCAAGTCCGAGCCCATTCCCGAGACTCAGGAGGGCTCTGTTACCGTAGTTGTTGGCCGCAACTACCAGGAGGTCGTCATTGACAATGAGAAGGATGTGTTGGTCGAGTTTTACGCTCCCTGGTGCGGACATTGCAAGGC CCTTGCCCCCAAGTACGACGAGCTTGCTGCGCTTTACGCCGATGTCCCCGAGTTTAATGAGAAGGTCACTGTCGCCAAGGTTGACGCCACTGCCAACGATGTGCCCGACTCGATCACTGGCTTCCCCACTATCAAGCTCTACCCCGCTGGTTCTAAGGACTCTCCTATCGAATACGCCGGTTCCCGTACCGTCGAGGATCTGGTCACTTTCATCAAGGAGAACGGCAAGTATCAGGTGGACGGCCTGGCCGATAGTGTCAAGAAGCCTGAGGAGCATGCCGAGGTCACTGAGGCCCCCAAGGCCACTGAGTCTCCCGCTTCCGATGAGCAGGATATTCATGACGAGCTTTAA
- a CDS encoding Uracil-DNA glycosylase, with protein MVSPAIKRKSEHLSGPDSKKTKGGSITAFFGAPKPNLPSNKATSTSTPTSRPSSFIKAKWAATLTPEQRELLQLEIDTLDESWLAHLKDEVVSTEFLNLKRFLKKEKDSNVKVFPPEEDVYSWSRHTPLHNVKVVIIGQDPYHNHNQAHGLCFSVRAPVRAPPSLLNIYKGIKIDYPDFESPPDKGGLLIPWAERGILMLNTCLTVRAHQANSHSNKGWERFTQKVIDLVARVRTNGVVFLAWGRPAGTRVAKINKEKHCILQSVHPSPLSAHNGFFKNGHFKKCNDWLALRYGEDEIIDWSLVPSKKPPLAACVSDKEDSTALANKVPVEPRSATTEDVKFQPSKVDEFDDDDAIEALVAAEAENSSKTV; from the exons ATGGTGAGCCCTGCTATAAAACGAAAATCGGAGCATCTCTCCGGCCCTGACTCCAAAAAAACCAAAGGTGGAAGCATTACTGCATTCTTTGGAGCTCCAAAGCCGAACCTCCCGAGTAACAAAGcaacttcaacttcaacACCAACCTCACGGCCAAGCAGCTTTATTAAGGCAAAATGGGCTGCTACCCTAACTCCAGAACAAAGGGAACTATTGCAGTTGGAAATTGATACCTTGGATGAGAGCTGGCTCGCTCACTTGAAGGATGAAGTGGTCAGCACTGAATTCTTAAACTTGAAGCGATTcctgaagaaggagaaagattCCAATGTTAAGGTCTTTCCACCAGAGGAGGATGTGTACTCTTG GTCCCGACACACACCTCTACACAACGTCAAAGTGGTCATCATTGGCCAGGATCCATATCATAATCACAACCAAGCTCATGGACTATGTTTCTCCGTCCGTGCCCCTGTACGAGCCCCGCCATCATTGCTCAATATCTACAAGGGCATTAAGATCGACTATCCCGACTTCGAGTCACCGCCCGATAAGGGAGGGCTGCTCATACCTTGGGCTGAGCGTGGCATCCTAATGCTCAACACTTGCCTTACCGTCCGTGCCCACCAAGCTAACAGTCATTCCAACAAGGGCTGGGAGAGATTTACACAGAAGGTTATCGATCTAGTTGCTCGGGTCCGAACCAACGGCGTTGTCTTTCTTGCTTGGGGCCGTCCTGCCGGAACTAGAGTTGCAAAAATCAACAAAGAGAAGCATTGCATCCTACAATCTGTGCATCCCAGTCCTCTTAGTGCGCATAATGGCTTT TTCAAAAACGGACACTTCAAGAAGTGCAATGATTGGCTTGCTTTGCGGTACGGAGAAGACGAAATCATTGACTGGAGCTTAGTGCCATCCAAAAAGCCTCCATTGGCTGCTTGCGTTTCTGACAAGGAAGATTCGACTGCTTTGGCCAACAAGGTGCCAGTTGAGCCTCGATCTGCCACGACTGAGGATGTCAAATTCCAGCCTAGCAAGGTTGATGAGttcgatgatgatgatgctaTTGAAGCCCTAGTAGCGGCCGAAGCAGAAAATTCTTCAAAAACAGTCTAG
- a CDS encoding Uracil-DNA glycosylase translates to MYRAQTTSDSSASCSLPATERFVGDLNLESLIRERLDESAGNPLRDRIGLWISSPAAQKAKPRSVQREQATGKEHVINTPAQGQIHGRAIASLLHQRFAAGIQACEQLPLATRQSLSAIYFSKIDHIVPIVDQKISQAQAEGSASVFLEKAMCLSAAKTRAANPHLRLVPNSPILSSRRFCSEIYKGLVAAMEAELEPDRLTRIRILTLMSLHCKGLEGAEAASLHLCQAIHQAQTVGLHLSRSNQTSMDSLTKLFWCLWTLDKIHASIGGRPVLLADRDIGAVNPNVGAQTS, encoded by the coding sequence ATGTACCGAGCACAGACAACATCCGACAGTTCAGCTTCGTGTTCGCTCCCTGCCACCGAGCGATTCGTAGGCGATCTCAATCTAGAGTCCCTGATTCGTGAACGATTAGATGAATCAGCTGGGAACCCTCTTCGGGATCGGATCGGGCTCTGGATCAGCTCCCCAGCTGCACAGAAAGCGAAGCCTCGGAGCGTGCAGAGAGAACAAGCCACAGGTAAAGAACATGTTATCAATACCCCGGCACAGGGGCAAATCCATGGCCGAGCCATAGCATCGTTACTTCACCAACGGTTTGCAGCGGGGATACAAGCATGCGAACAACTACCCCTCGCGACGCGCCAGTCTTTGTCCGCTATCTACTTCTCCAAAATTGATCACATTGTGCCAATAGTCGACCAGAAAATTTCCCAAGCTCAAGCAGAAGGTTCGGCATCGGTGTTTCTCGAAAAAGCCATGTGTCTCTCCGCTGCAAAGACACGCGCGGCCAATCCCCACTTACGCCTTGTGCCAAACAGCCCAATCTTATCGTCACGCCGATTCTGTTCTGAGATTTACAAGGGACTGGTTGCTGCTATGGAAGCAGAGCTAGAACCGGATCGGTTGACACGAATCCGCATTCTTACACTGATGTCCTTGCACTGTAAGGGCCTTGAAGGGGCTGAGGCGGCATCTCTACACCTCTGTCAAGCAATCCACCAGGCCCAGACGGTAGGATTGCATCTCAGCCGGTCGAATCAAACCTCCATGGACTCCCTGACTAAACTCTTCTGGTGTCTATGGACATTGGACAAGATCCACGCAAGTATCGGTGGCCGGCCGGTTCTTCTAGCTGACCGCGATATCGGGGCCGTGAACCCCAATGTCGGCGCTCAGACGTCATGA
- a CDS encoding Fungal transcriptional regulatory protein, N-terminal: MTDTESGKRKASTAGLPGHNRPVKRRASKACCCCRARKVRCDVVENGSPCTNCRLDQVECVVTESKRRKKSRVEVENHSESPEASEENSFHRLGGLPGLADLVPTSPSQTSVDFDQGQHMPHLLYQNQAHRIGTDDHYRRHMAPSPAAPASMPLANVATQIQQLLDPNFGNTRYASGFLPDYIRGLPARFQKEEIDYLAVKGALTIPDVTLRNELLKSYIHYVHTYMPLLDLEEFLENIVQNDGIHRISLLLFQAVMFAGVAFIDMKHLQAAGYQTRKVARKVFFQRARLLYDFDYEVDRISLVQSLLLMTYWYETPDDQKDTWHWMGVSLSLAHTIGLHRDPGNSRMEVRRQRLWKRIWWSTYTRDRLIALGMRRPMRVKDDDCDVPMLSLDDFEFHPFSPEIVAIVGNSEILQNVSHQRELALMFIEKAKLCLCVSHVLSAQYSVLSHKFGGTMETTMMLVPKKSTAETFEVRSCDQELEDWLANLPVETQYVASCGSKLSEAEEVLHSHRALLKMVYLTTSSALHRPQVLPAMPYPAADAELQDMSRNKVRFAAVEITAIAQDLHCLDLTRYYPTTGVTVLLPAVIIHLLDIKSTDPSIRMTSLQRFYQCMRILQRLREIYASADFATSFLEAAIRKAGIQLTVSPQEVQSSSSASSHPRDQPTTSSDSFDTTTTMPSRLHALTPPPDSLAQKIPDLIYPKLTGPSAGGRSTEDFFASTPPHSDESENGSTNNLNLNVNHNKDCDAFTMPSEMSLTELMDLANDAEVNQNDFDALINFDDTGNTDFFADDNVQQNGANSAPVLEKVFDFDVGNVNMMGFVNDPNAVDFAHLADNSMSEHEPMKL, encoded by the exons ATGACTGATACCGAATCTGGGAAACGAAAGGCCTCCACAGCCGGACTCCCCGGTCATAACCGTCCCGTGAAGAGACGCGCCTCAAAAGCCTGCTGCTGTTGCCGTGCCCGTAAAGTGCGCTGTGATGTGGTGGAAAATGGCTCTCCATGCACAAATTGCCGTCTAGATCAGGTTGAGTGCGTGGTCACGGAGAGTAAACGCAGAAA GAAATCTCGCGTTGAGGTAGAGAACCACTCCGAGTCTCCGGAAGCCTCAGAGGAGAATTCTTTCCACCGACTTGGTGGTCTTCCAGGGTTGGCCGATTTGGTGCCAACGTCTCCCTCACAGACCTCGGTGGATTTTGACCAGGGTCAGCATATGCCTCATCTGCTAT ATCAAAATCAGGCTCATCGCATCGGCACCGATGACCACTATCGACGCCATATGGCCCCGAGCCCAGCAGCTCCTGCCTCGATGCCATTAGCCAATGTGGCCACGCAAATTCAACAACTATTAGACCCCAATTTTGGCAATACACGATATGCCAGTGGGTTCCTCCCGGATTATATCCGAGGACTCCCCGCACGATTCCAAAAAGAGGAGATTGACTACTTAGCCGTCAAGGGTGCCTTGACCATCCCCGACGTGACACTACGGAACGAATTATTGAAGAGCTACATCCACTATGTTCACACTTATATGCCCTTGCTCGACCTGGAGGAGTTTTTGGAGAATATCGTCCAGAACGATGGAATCCACCGCATTAGTCTGCTGCTCTTCCAGGCCGTCATGTTCGCCGGCGTGGCCTTCATTGATATGAAGCATCTACAGGCCGCCGGCTACCAGACCCGCAAGGTTGCCCGGAAAGTCTTCTTCCAGCGTGCCCGTCTTCTGTACGACTTCGACTACGAGGTGGACCGCATCTCGCTCGTGCAGTCGCTTCTGCTCATGACCTACTGGTACGAGACTCCCGATGACCAAAAAGACACCTGGCATTGGATGGGTGTCAGTCTGTCTTTGGCCCACACGATCGGTCTACATCGGGACCCCGGAAACTCGCGGATGGAAGTGCGTCGCCAACGCCTGTGGAAGCGGATCTGGTGGAGCACCTACACCCGTGACCGACTGATTGCCCTGGGCATGCGACGGCCCATGCGTGTCAAGGACGACGACTGTGATGTGCCCATGCTAAGTCTGGATGACTTTGAATTTCACCCTTTCTCTCCCGAGATTGTGGCCATAGTGGGTAACTCGGAGATCCTCCAGAATGTCAGCCACCAGCGCGAACTCGCGTTGATGTTCATCGAGAAGGCGAAGCTCTGCCTCTGTGTTAGCCATGTATTATCTGCTCAGTACTCGGTCCTCAGCCACAAGTTTGGCGGCACTATGGAGACCACGATGATGCTTGTCCCGAAGAAATCCACTGCCGAGACCTTTGAGGTACGAAGTTGTGACCAGGAATTGGAGGACTGGCTGGCCAACCTCCCTGTCGAAACTCAATATGTAGCGTCTTGTGGATCAAAGCTATCTGAAGCAGAGGAAGTGCTTCACTCCCACCGTGCCTTGTTGAAAATGGTCTATCTCACCACATCCAGCGCTCTGCACCGCCCACAAGTCCTCCCTGCCATGCCCTACCCGGCCGCCGACGCCGAACTCCAAGACATGTCCCGAAACAAGGTGCGATTCGCCGCAGTCGAGATCACTGCCATCGCCCAGGATCTGCATTGCCTCGATCTGACCCGGTACTACCCTACCACCGGTGTCACAGTCCTTCTACCAGCAGTCATCATCCATCTCCTCGACATCAAGTCCACTGACCCGAGCATCCGCATGACAAGCCTCCAACGCTTCTATCAATGCATGCGAATCCTCCAGCGCCTACGCGAGATCTACGCTTCTGCAGACTTCGCCACCTCCTTTCTCGAAGCCGCAATCCGCAAAGCAGGCATCCAGCTCACCGTTTCCCCCCAAGAAGTtcagtcttcttcttctgcctCATCACATCCCCGCGACCAACCTACCACATCCTCAGACTCATTCGACACCACCACTACCATGCCTTCTCGTCTGCACGCCCTGACGCCTCCGCCGGATTCCCTCGCTCAGAAAATCCCGGACCTTATATATCCCAAACTCACTGGTCCCTCCGCAGGGGGACGATCTACCGAAGATTTTTTCGCTTCAACGCCACCACACTCCGATGAAAGCGAAAACGGCAGCACAAATAACCTCAATCTGAATGTCAACCACAATAAGGATTGTGATGCCTTTACTATGCCCTCTGAAATGAGTCTCACCGAACTCATGGATCTGGCAAATGATGCCGAGGTCAACCAGAATGACTTCGACGCCCTCATTAACTTTGACGATACGGGCAATACCGATTTCTTTGCTGATGACAATGTCCAGCAAAACGGTGCAAACAGTGCCCCGGTTCTGGAAAAAGTTTTTGATTTCGACGTTGGTAACGTGAACATGATGGGCTTTGTTAATGATCCTAATGCTGTTGATTTCGCCCATCTGGCGGACAACAGCATGTCTGAGCATGAGCCTATGAAGCTTTAA
- a CDS encoding Central kinetochore-associated, protein MSNPLSPLSSSYQNARAQCQLANSSPFLHKTLGQPSEHTVTSSSLNLGWTNHAAPSPNAYDENEPYYHNEPENDNEHDNDDFNDVESYQQGASSPFQFVGREDTVDFQKLREMRQTSSQSHPQLGPLEEESPVSSPFRPHPTEDTVDFRGLREVQYMSPGLEKRLALGEPMSSPFRPNASEDTMDFQDLQPEQHSSLLPYPQLESLEEESPESSPSRPHFREETAGFQKLLEVQPMSPGLGRRLALEEPASSPFRPDAREETVDLDRLRGIQNDSPIPKARPLPDPADLTFHHEAKNATVGSSEPDEMQHDSPMVSKYSSPTVALDSPIHTEVLETAADSPKLRELKQDSPVASKRPSLATELSLPTYDEAPETVDSPMAHAHAEPPPATNSSSPIPVPTSFFQPSPKETTLDLHKSRRMSRLSLGLGGQRSVAATPRKRSYEQTPQDLEDNLQMNERHKKGMVSRPDAPTIHIDAKEEPSILHDQSVLSATSAMHDRSAIGNSMMEDRHNEGMSTVLHENGDKENVSHDNSMVEDSMDDTCLSTFSAIPDMTTFAKLRTQSPMKSVRGSVAPSPAPTVDGHRHSVNPVTPSPGRRACRASPYLDAHSPMGSPTPRPRGPRDMAHPVDSTNLFDFTDEMNFFPRQTIQSARFSSSRRSAMRSARQSIRSPGKMSSLLDFDIPAVLTPRSIPTVTPRELESLKSGFLSDISSLKATLSGKEAEVASLKKAVADAERRVGEALEEVHNEAAGREVLEIEQAELERRVDEMETVLRSARSELVEGERERDRLSRKTEEADKRKETLESKVVELERQLSAARAATVSSTGKAGPSHQLSNSAEDTAREVQDAVEKVARELHVLYKGKHETKVAALKKSYESRWEKRLREAEKKLTAAREENKHLRIERDTAQSDSMATANASSFARENDEHEAEKRALGAQIEGLKREMAALKDYAERTRANLESERAEKSELVAAVDEWLAMQQAPVPSQPRDREPSVASSVHNDHIDKPAQPSREVTPDEFRRSIGRSVSESIRPPATTEKSIPRYGAPGGQTRGNIGGRSGIAMPTPGRGGIMSSIERMGRGGV, encoded by the coding sequence ATGTCAAATCCACTCTCGCCCCTCTCATCCTCCTACCAGAACGCGCGCGCACAATGTCAATTGGCGAATTCTTCGCCCTTCCTTCACAAGACCCTTGGTCAGCCCTCGGAACATACTGTTACCTCAAGTTCATTGAATCTAGGGTGGACAAACCACGCTGCGCCGAGTCCGAATGCCTATGATGAAAATGAACCCTACTACCATAACGAACCCGAGAACGATAATGAACACGATAATGACGATTTCAACGATGTCGAATCATACCAACAAGGTGCGAGCTCACCATTTCAGTTTGTGGGACGCGAAGACACCGTAGATTTCCAGAAGCTGCGCGAAATGCGACAGACCTCGTCCCAATCACACCCACAACTTGGACCGCTAGAGGAGGAGAGCCCTGTAAGCTCTCCCTTTCGTCCACATCCGACGGAGGATACAGTTGATTTTCGAGGGTTGCGCGAGGTGCAGTACATGTCCCCAGGCTTGGAAAAGCGGCTGGCTCTAGGGGAGCCAATGAGCTCTCCCTTCCGTCCTAACGCCAGTGAAGATACCATGGACTTCCAAGATTTGCAGCCGGAGCAACATTCATCTCTTCTGCCATACCCACAACTTGAGTCATTGGAGGAGGAGAGCCCCGAAAGTTCTCCGTCCCGACCTCATTTCCGAGAAGAGACAGCGGGGTTTCAAAAACTGCTCGAGGTCCAGCCTATGTCTCCTGGATTGGGAAGGCGGCTAGCTCTAGAGGAGCCGGCGAGCTCCCCATTCCGCCCCGATGCGCGGGAAGAGACGGTTGACCTTGATCGCTTGCGCGGAATTCAGAATGACTCGCCAATTCCCAAAGCGCGGCCATTGCCTGATCCCGCTGATTTGACTTTCCACCATGAGGCGAAAAATGCGACAGTCGGTTCCTCGGAACCAGATGAGATGCAACACGATTCACCAATGGTGTCTAAGTATTCTTCGCCGACTGTGGCACTGGATTCGCCTATCCACACTGAAGTGCTAGAGACAGCGGCTGATTCACCGAAGCTACGTGAGTTGAAGCAAGACTCACCGGTAGCATCGAAGCGTCCATCCCTTGCTACGGAATTGAGCTTGCCCACCTACGACGAAGCACCAGAGACAGTTGATTCTCCCATGGCACATGCGCATGCGGAGCCACCGCCAGCTACCAACTCCTCTTCCCCTATTCCAGTACCTACTTCGTTCTTCCAGCCAAGTCCCAAGGAAACCACCCTCGATCTTCATAAGTCGCGCCGGATGTCTCGTTTATCCCTTGGGCTGGGTGGCCAGCGCTCGGTTGCAGCAACTCCCCGCAAACGATCTTACGAACAAACACCTCAGGATCTGGAGGACAATTTACAGATGAACGAGCGCCATAAGAAAGGTATGGTGAGCCGACCCGATGCACCCACGATTCACATCGATGCCAAAGAGGAGCCTAGTATACTCCATGACCAGAGCGTCCTTTCCGCTACAAGTGCCATGCATGACCGATCAGCCATCGGCAACAGCATGATGGAGGACAGACATAATGAAGGGATGAGCACAGTACTTCATGAAAATGGAGATAAAGAGAATGTCTCACACGACAATTCGATGGTTGAGGACTCAATGGATGACACCTGCTTAAGCACATTTTCCGCCATCCCTGATATGACTACGTTTGCAAAACTCCGCACCCAGTCGCCGATGAAGTCGGTGCGAGGCAGTGTCGCCCCCAGCCCGGCTCCCACTGTGGACGGGCACCGACACAGCGTCAATCCGGTCACCCCGAGCCCAGGGCGTAGGGCATGCAGAGCGAGTCCCTACCTAGATGCACATTCACCAATGGGATCGCCTACTCCGAGACCTAGAGGCCCCCGGGACATGGCTCATCCCGTCGACTCTACCAATTTGTTTGATTTCACTGATGAAATGAACTTCTTCCCTCGTCAGACCATTCAAAGTGCCCGTTTCTCTTCCTCGCGGCGTTCGGCCATGCGATCGGCCCGGCAATCCATTCGATCTCCCGGGAAGATGTCGTCACTGTTGGACTTTGATATTCCGGCTGTGCTTACTCCTCGATCCATTCCCACAGTCACTCCACGTGAATTGGAGTCATTGAAGTCCGGCTTCTTATCTGACATATCTTCGCTCAAAGCTACTCTTAGTGGCAAAGAGGCCGAGGTTGCCAGCCTCAAGAAAGCAGTGGCGGACGCAGAGAGACGTGTCGGCGAAGCTCTCGAAGAAGTGCACAACGAAGCTGCCGGTAGAGAGGTACTGGAGATTGAACAAGCGGAGTTGGAACGTCGAGTCGATGAGATGGAAACTGTTCTGCGGTCCGCCCGCTCCGAATTAGTCGAGGGAGAGCGAGAGCGTGACCGTCTGTCTCGAAAGACGGAAGAGGCCGACAAACGCAAGGAGACTTTAGAAAGCAAAGTTGTCGAACTCGAACGCCAGCTTTCTGCTGCACGTGCTGCGACTGTATCTAGCACTGGTAAAGCTGGCCCATCTCACCAGCTTTCTAACTCAGCTGAAGATACTGCCCGAGAAGTTCAGGATGCTGTTGAAAAGGTCGCGCGCGAGCTTCATGTGCTCTACAAGGGCAAACATGAGACCAAGGTTGCggccttgaagaagagcTACGAATCTCGCTGGGAGAAGCGTTTGCGTGAGGCGGAGAAGAAACTTACCGCCGCACGCGAGGAAAATAAACATCTCCGTATCGAACGTGATACTGCGCAATCTGATTCAATGGCCACGGCTAACGCCAGTTCCTTCGCTCGCGAGAATGACGAGCACGAGGCCGAAAAGCGTGCCTTGGGGGCCCAGATCGAGGGTCTGAAGCGAGAAATGGCTGCTCTGAAAGATTATGCCGAGCGAACTCGTGCAAACCTGGAATCTGAACGCGCCGAGAAAAGCGAGCTTGTTGCCGCTGTCGATGAGTGGCTAGCCATGCAGCAGGCGCCCGTCCCATCTCAGCCTCGAGACCGCGAGCCCTCTGTGGCATCTTCTGTGCACAATGACCACATTGACAAGCCAGCTCAGCCATCTCGTGAAGTCACCCCCGACGAGTTCCGTCGCAGTATCGGCCGTTCTGTGTCTGAAAGCATCCGGCCCCCTGCCACTACGGAAAAGAGCATCCCTAGATACGGTGCTCCCGGGGGTCAAACTCGTGGTAATATCGGTGGCAGATCTGGCATTGCAATGCCTACTCCCGGCCGAGGCGGGATCATGAGTTCAATTGAGAGGATGGGCCGTGGCGGCGTTTAG
- a CDS encoding Major facilitator superfamily domain, general substrate transporter has translation MPFVWSIGTIIGPAIGGLLAKPAEGFPFLFPADGLFGKFPYLLPNLVCCVLLLLSIVGSCLFLQETHPGMQFGEAHEHLDQVAAQLLLVTSGTTANAGVDLRAESYGLLIEVTCVMMRIAIFTYHSMTYDHLLPIFLQDKDPRGLSHPRHSLFDIPGGVGLSTRTVGVIMSTDGIIALMIQSIIFPVLAQYLGVWRLFVIVTVLHPVAYFIVPFLVFLPRQLIYVGIYSCLIFRNILSIVDYPILLILVKQASLSDSVMGKVNGLAASAGAASRTLAPPIAGLLYSFGAEIGCTALAWWGSSLVALFGALQLWFIQRDKRSSATVGPAVV, from the exons ATGCCTTTTGTATGGTCAATTGGAACGATTATCGGCCCAG CTATTGGAGGCTTGCTTGCAAAGCCCGCTGAAGGGTTTCCCTTCCTGTTCCCAGCCGATGGCCTCTTTGGAAAATTTCCCTACCTTTTGCCCAACCTGGTGTGCTGTGTCTTACTTCTGCTTAGCATTGTTGGCAGCTGTCTCTTCCTGCAAGAGACCCATCCGGGCATGCAATTTGGCGAGGCCCATGAACATTTAGACCAGGTAGCTGCGCAGCTGTTGCTGGTTACATCTGGCACAACTGCTAATGCTGGGGTGGACCTGCGAGCGGAGTCTTACGGACTTTTAATCGAGGTCACTTGCGTAATGATGAGAATTG CTATCTTCACTTATCATTCGATGACATATGACCATCTCTTGCCCATCTTCCTGCAGGATAAGGACCCCCGAGGGCTGTCACATCCACGCCACTCGCTCTTTGACATCCCGGGCGGAGTCGGTCTTTCAACTCGAACTGTGGGTGTGATCATGTCCACCGATGGCATCATCGCCCTCATGATCCAAAGCATCATTTTCCCCGTTTTAGCACAATATCTGGGAGTTTGGCGGCTCTTTGTCATCGTGACGGTGCTCCATCCAGTCGCATACTTTATTGTGCCTTTCCTGGTCTTCTTGCCACGTCAGCTCATCTATGTCGGTATTTATTCTTGTTTAATTTTTCGAAATATTCTGTCCATTGTTGACTATCCTATCCTCTTGATCcttgtcaagcaagctagtCTTTCAGACTCCGTCATGGGCAAAGTCAATGGCCTCGCTGCTTCCGCTGGGGCTGCATCTCGAACTCTTGCTCCTCCAATTGCTGGCTTGCTTTACAGTTTCGGGGCTGAGATTGGCTGCACTGCTCTTGCTTGGTGGGGGAGTAGTCTCGTTGCTTTATTTGGTGCTTTACAGCTATGGTTTATTCAGCGCGACAAACGTTCATCAGCAACGGTGGGGCCAGCAGTTGTTTGA
- a CDS encoding Tetracycline resistance protein, TetA/multidrug resistance protein MdtG yields MNAPGLNLATTNTTTAICRVAEPIALTSIFPYSWVMVKDFHVDNGNNASFYAGILISAFSLAEALTGMLWGALSDRVGRKPILISGCAGTTASLILVGMAPNFWVALAGRALGGALNGNIGVIQTMVGELVKRPEH; encoded by the coding sequence ATGAATGCTCCGGGTTTGAACTTGGCAACAACCAACACAACAACAGCAATATGCCGGGTTGCAGAGCCTATCGCCTTGACTTCTATATTCCCCTATTCATGGGTGATGGTCAAGGACTTCCACGTGGATAATGGCAACAATGCCTCCTTCTACGCCGGTATTCTGATTTCGGCATTCTCGCTCGCAGAGGCTCTAACCGGTATGCTCTGGGGTGCTCTTTCAGACCGTGTGGGCCGGAAGCCCATCCTTATATCCGGCTGCGCGGGCACTACGGCCTCCTTGATCCTGGTGGGGATGGCCCCTAACTTCTGGGTCGCGCTCGCCGGTCGAGCTCTTGGTGGAGCCCTGAATGGGAATATTGGAGTAATCCAGACAATGGTTGGTGAGCTTGTCAAGCGACCTGAACATTAA